The Triticum aestivum cultivar Chinese Spring chromosome 7B, IWGSC CS RefSeq v2.1, whole genome shotgun sequence genome window below encodes:
- the LOC123158044 gene encoding aluminum-activated malate transporter 10, producing the protein MAAGATAEQEAGNGGGGAGAEWRVDVPVTGEHDHVKGGRSWSWLLSWMAAPRDRVARFGRMVWKVGADDPRRVVHGLKVALALALCSVFYYVHPLYDFTGGNAMWAVLTVVVVFEYTVGACLYKGLNRAMATVAGGALALGAHWVASQSGKEFQPYVLTGSMFIMAAVATFSRFIPTMKAKFDYGVTVFILTYCLVSVSGYRADEVVFMAQQRLTTIAIGAFICFAVCTFVFPVWAGQELHVLVARNMDKLAAAAEGCVEDYFSDPAAVDAAAGEKPARRALSAKSNGYKQVLNAKASEDSLANLAKWEPGHGKFGFRHPYGQYQKVGAAMRCCAYCIDALAACVGSEAQTPAHVKKHLAGTCLALSRHLATVLREASGSVTSMTRSDRLGLVVADMNATAQELRDKLRCLATVLEEGEDESPEAGHEQNAVTELAPPPLIEALPLFSAASMLLEVCARAELVIGAVETLATTARFKKADHDEKAALDTEAPVPASSTSNPVDAHVPQETHVKVAGHQEKMETAQKASTSSGKAPRDQVGELIKVLMRRGSTKKWARGDTKVSPKPPQDFTVSVPSPRNRAMELAGHGPVVPSPRNRPAELAGHAPGVPTPRNRVAEVGGHAPVAPSPRNRSMDLASHGAVVPSPRNRSMDFATHAPSPRNRSILGMA; encoded by the exons ATGGCAGCTGGGGCGACAGCTGAGCAAGAAGCCGGCAATGGCGGCGGAGGCGCCGGTGCCGAGTGGAGGGTGGACGTGCCGGTGACCGGCGAGCATGATCACGTCAAGGGCGGTCGGTCGTGGTCGTGGCTCTTGTCGTGGATGGCCGCGCCGAGGGACAGGGTGGCCAGGTTCGGCAGGATGGTGTGGAAGGTCGGCGCGGACGACCCGAGGAGGGTGGTGCACGGGCTCAAGGTGGCCCTCGCGCTCGCCCTCTGCTCCGTCTTCTACTACGTCCACCCTCTCTATGATTTCACCGGCGGGAACGCCATGTGGGCCGTCCtcaccgtcgtcgtcgtcttcgAGTACACCGTCG GCGCTTGCTTGTACAAAGGCCTCAACAGGGCCATGGCGACGGTGGCCGGCGGCGCGCTGGCCCTCGGCGCGCACTGGGTTGCCAGCCAGTCCGGCAAGGAGTTCCAGCCTTATGTCCTCACCGGCTCCATGTTTATCATGG CTGCGGTGGCGACCTTCTCCCGGTTCATCCCGACGATGAAGGCCAAGTTCGACTACGGCGTCACCGTCTTCATCCTCACCTACTGCCTCGTCTCCGTGTCGGGGTACCGCGCCGACGAGGTGGTGTTCATGGCGCAGCAGCGCCTCACCACCATCGCCATCGGCGCCTTCATCTGCTTCGCCGTCTGCACCTTCGTCTTCCCGGTCTGGGCGGGGCAGGAGCTCCACGTCCTCGTCGCGCGCAACATGgacaagctcgccgccgccgccgagggctGCGTCGAGGACTACTTCTCTGACCCCGCGGCcgtcgacgccgccgccggagAGAAGCCGGCGAGGCGGGCGCTCTCCGCTAAGTCGAACGGGTACAAGCAAGTGCTGAACGCCAAGGCGTCCGAGGACTCGCTGGCCAACCTGGCGAAATGGGAGCCCGGCCACGGCAAGTTCGGTTTCCGGCACCCGTACGGGCAGTACCAGAAGGTCGGCGCCGCCATGCGCTGCTGCGCCTACTGCATCGATGCCCTCGCCGCCTGCGTCGGCTCCGAGGCCCAGACGCCGGCACACGTCAAGAAGCACCTCGCCGGCACCTGCCTCGCCCTGAGCCGACACTTGGCCACCGTGCTCCGCGAGGCGTCGGGCTCTGTCACGTCGATGACGCGGTCCGACCGCCTCGGGCTCGTCGTGGCGGACATGAACGCCACCGCCCAGGAGCTGAGGGACAAGCTGAGGTGCCTCGCCACGGTGCTGGAAGAAGGAGAGGACGAATCACCAGAGGCAGGGCACGAGCAGAACGCCGTAACGGAGCTGGCGCCGCCGCCGCTCATCGAGGCGCTGCCGCTCTTCAGCGCCGCCTCCATGCTCCTGGAGGTCTGCGCGAGGGCGGAGCTGGTCATCGGCGCCGTCGAAaccctggccacgacggcgaggttCAAAAAAGCCGACCACGATGAGAAGGCGGCACTGGACACCGAGGCACCCGTGCCCGCCTCCTCCACGAGCAACCCGGTCGACGCCCACGTACCGCAAGAGACACACGTCAAGGTCGCCGGTCATCAGGAAAAGATGGAGACGGCCCAGAAGGCGAGCACGAGCTCCGGCAAGGCGCCGCGGGACCAGGTCGGGGAGCTGATCAAGGTGCTGATGCGCCGGGGGAGCACCAAGAAGTGGGCGCGGGGGGACACCAAGGTGAGCCCCAAGCCGCCGCAGGACTTCACGGTGAGCGTGCCGAGCCCGCGGAACCGCGCGATGGAGCTCGCGGGGCACGGGCCGGTGGTGCCCAGCCCCAGGAACCGACCGGCGGAGCTCGCGGGGCACGCGCCGGGGGTGCCCACCCCGAGGAACCGCGTGGCGGAGGTCGGAGGGCACGCGCCGGTGGCGCCCAGCCCCAGGAACCGGTCCATGGACCTCGCGAGCCATGGAGCCGTCGTGCCCAGCCCAAGGAACCGCTCCATGGACTTCGCCACGCACGCCCCCAGCCCACGGAACCGATCCATACTTGGGATGGCCTGA